In Castor canadensis chromosome 6, mCasCan1.hap1v2, whole genome shotgun sequence, the genomic window gtagagtgcctgcttcaaaagtgtgaagccctgagttcaaaccccaggtccaccaaaaaaattaataaataaaatgaaacaaataaaaagcatctgggtgtggtgacactgccctttaatcccagtacttgggagtcaGACAGGAGATTCTTAAGTTCAAGGGTAACATGGGCTACGTACAGAgtccctgtcttgaaaaaaaaaagaaagaaagaaaggaaggaaagaaagaaagaaagacagaaaggtagaaagaaagaaagaaaatattacgGTTACAGTCAATCCTGAAGGTAGGTGATGTTAGCGGCTTTTGAGAAGGTCTTGGGAGGCAGTGGAGGGGATCAAGGAGGAGCCAGGTAGGACTCCCACCCCCCTGATTATGGCTGCTCTTTTGGGTCTCCTCAGAGGAATGCCAATCAGCTGGCAAGGAGTTTGCTGCCTACTTCACGCCAGAATACAAGGATGGCAAGCTGTACTGTGTCACTCCCTGCATGTCCGGCTTCAACACCTCCCTGGACTGCCACTATGGCAAGTGCCGGCTACAGCTCAGTGGTCCCCAGTGCTTGTAAGTACCCCACCCTGACCCCAACCCAGCCCCTCTCCTCAGACCCCACCCAAGAGGCTGCCTGAAGGCCAAGGTCCCTGGGTGTCTTGAATGCATTCAGCCACACAAAGGAATTTGATTGGGTTTGGAGGGACAAGCATGCCCAAGCCCTAAGGCCAGGTCCAGAATAGAACAAGAGTGGCTCGAGAGCTGCCTAACCTGCTGTCATCTCTGTGATGGTGAGGCTGAGGTCAGTGACAAGTTCTGAGGGAGTAGAAGGAAGACCCCAGCTTCAGGAAGCCCCCAGTATGGCAGGGAGAACAGGGCCTCCTTTCCAGCGAAAGAACACTGTCCCATGCTggcaaaaaggagaaggaaggatacACACCTCTGggatgggggtgtgtgtgtgtgtgaagagtcTGCAAAGCCCACTCACAGAGGGTAGGAAAGCCAAGACAGGCATTGCATATTAATATCCAAGCATgaaggtgcatgcctgtaatcccagttctcaggaggctgagacagaaaaaTTATGAGTTCAAAGACAatacatagggagaccttgtctcaaaaaaagaaaagaaaagaaactggctGAGTATTCTAGGTTCTGGGTTGCTACAGGAGGCCAAATCCAGAAGCTTGGAGCTGAATGTTGGGCCCATTGAAGGAACAGACCAGATTGATTAGATATGGTCTCTGTCCATCCCCTTGGGATCCTCACAGTCTTCTTCCCTGTATCATTAGTCACCCGTGGAACCAGGGCCCAGCTGACTTTGttctctcctctctgcccctCTTTCCCATCTCAGATGCCTGACGACAGATACCCACTGGTACACTGGAGAAACCTGTGACTGGGGTGTCCAGAAGAGCCTGGTGTATGGGCTCCTGGGGGCAGTGGGCGCAGTGTTGCTGGTGGCCCTCATCGTCGTCCtagtgtttttgttctttttcaagagaGAAGCAAAAAGTTAAGctacttcttcttcctttttcttccaggtcttcctcctcatcctcttcctcctcctcctcggatTCCTTATTCTTTAAtccctccatcttcaaaatggaCAGTGGGGAACTGGAAACAGGGATGTAGCTTGTCTTCAGGTCCTTGTTCCTGCTCTGTGATGATAATGGGGTCTCTGTGGTATTTCAATCAACAGGCAAAAGTCCAGAGTGACTCAGTTGGACAAGTGGAATGAAGAGGACGGCAGACCAGCCCCTGGGACCTTCCAAAACACTGGTTTTGATGTCTCTGAAGGTATTGGCAATCCCAGCTGGGCTCAGAATGGCTCCAACTTGGTGACACACAGAGAAGCCCATGGAAAGATGGTGCGGCTTAAAGCGGGGGAGGGAAGATGTACCTATCCAAAACATTTGGTAACACATTTGAAATCCCATTTCCATGGCTGACTCTTGCTAGACCCTGGATGGGAAACCCACATGGACATGCATGACTAGACTGGTGAGGAGGCACAGGTCATATAATGGTGGTAGATTTCTCTAGAACACCAAGGTATGTTTGTATGGACATAGGTTAGTGCCCAGGGATAGGTGAACTCACTATCATTTGAGTTTtcccaggcatcagtggctcacacctatagtcctagctactcaggaggcagagatcaggaggatcaaggttgaagtcagccccaggcaaatagtttgaaagatgctatctcaaaaaaaaaaatcacaaaaaagttctcaagctgtaagagtgcctgcctagaaagcatgaggccctgagttcaaactcaggtgttgccaaaataagaaagaaaaaaatagaaaagagagagagaaagagagagaacatgtgagttTCACTAAATCCAAGgattaatattaaattttgttaTATTGAATGCACGTTAAAATTTCTAGAAAGAAGgcctttaaaatttaaagatggaaaactattctaagaaaggcATCCTAGGAGAATGTGGCTGATACAGTAGTGTACCTGCCTGACAggcaagagtaaggccctgagttcaaaccctagttcttgggaggctgaggcatgtgAACCTCTACTTCAGGATCAGCCTGCATAAAAAACgaagctgtctcaaaaaaattacatGGAAAATTTCTAAGAATGCATATACACCAGACtataaaaaatcctcaataaatttcaaaaaaattaaatcattataTGACCACAATGCAAGTAATTTTGAAATTAGTAACAAAAgcatttttggaaaaatgaaagtaagaatCCTGGAAAAAATTTAACTTTCTACAGAACTTATGAAATATTTACAAGAAATTATAGTGGAAGCTAGACAATATGTGCATCTAAATAATCACTAAAAACTTGGTATCAAAACTTGGCAGCTACAACTGTGCTCAGAAATTTATGGCCTTAAAATGCTTACATCAGGGGctgagtgtggtgacacatgcctgtaatcccagcagagataagaggatccaGATTCAAGGCTGACCCAGGCAgaagtgtgaaaccctatctgaagaatgagctaaaagcaaaaggactaggagcctggctcaagtgggagagcgcctgccaagcaagcacaaggccctgagcttgaTCCCCAGTGAAGTGTGTTTCAGGGAGTGCTGGAATAATTTAGGTCGTCCACTACATTGTTGATGGTTTCGGTGTCATGGGAGCAGGGTGAACCCCTCACTCTCCACTGGCTGGGCTTCGAGAGAGACCAGAGTTTGCCTTCCTAACCATCTGTCTCTGGGGGGCTTTCTCCTCCTCTAGATCGGGAAGATTACGTTCATGTGGACTCTGTGTACAGCAACTTTGAGGCTTCCCTGAGCCACATCAACCCTGAGACAAAGGTAAGACgctcaccctcctcctcctgagACCTCATCTCTCCTACATGGTTAGGGCCTTTGGGAAAGCAAAGTCACGTTGACAGTTTGTTGTTCCCAAACAGTTTCCAGACTGTGCTGCAGACACTGAACCTGACTCTGGGAACAGCAGGTCGGGGAGATAGAGCAGATGGCATCTGCCGTCCTGACACTCTGCTTTCCTTCTCCACTTTAATGTGTCACTGATggccactttttattttatttttgagacgaGGTCTTGCTaggttgcccagactggtctcaaacttgttttgttttttagtggtactggggatttgaaccagccctttttttggtgtttggtatttttgagatagggtcttgtgaactatttcccaagGTCTGCTTTGAACcccgatcctcttgatctctgtcttctgagtagctaggattataggtatgagccactggtgtccagatggtcttgaacttgcgatcctcctgcctcagcctgccgagaactggaattacaggcatgtgcctctgagttattttaatttttcagcaCATGTCACTGTCAAAATAATGATACAGTAAATACGTCTGTGTCCCATCCAATGCTAAcatgttatattttctttcttcatatccATCTAGCCATCTAATCTTTGCTGGACCACTTGGCAATCAGTTGCAAACATTATTTTACCAAAACCATTATTGCACCACAACAGCATCAAATATCCAATTTCCCAACTGGCCTGTTATAAGTATTTTTTgacagtagtagggtttgaactcagggcctcacgtttgctaggcaggcagtctaccacttgagccactccagcagtcctttTCTCAGACATGGATACAGCAAATTTCACTCGCCGACTTTTGTTGTGTCTCTTTGGTCTTTTCATCTCAAACCAcctcctgctttttaaaaaatatattgtattttttaaaagtctagtaTGGTTGTCTTTTAGAGTGTTCCACACTCAGGTTTGTCTGATTCTGTCCTCATGATGTCATTTAACTTGCCCCTCAGTCTTTGGAAAT contains:
- the LOC141424252 gene encoding mucin-17-like, with translation MRMSVYEWMKIIYSGISKNEGVTITELRKKGRKERKKDRKVERKKENITVTVNPEEECQSAGKEFAAYFTPEYKDGKLYCVTPCMSGFNTSLDCHYGKCRLQLSGPQCLCLTTDTHWYTGETCDWGVQKSLVYGLLGAVGAVLLVALIVVLVFLFFFKREAKRQKSRVTQLDKWNEEDGRPAPGTFQNTGFDVSEDREDYVHVDSVYSNFEASLSHINPETKVHIQRPQVITTAL